One part of the Nymphaea colorata isolate Beijing-Zhang1983 chromosome 8, ASM883128v2, whole genome shotgun sequence genome encodes these proteins:
- the LOC116258523 gene encoding pentatricopeptide repeat-containing protein At2g13600-like, whose amino-acid sequence MVRKETGQKFHPPPTTPSPRPLPPSPSPPPPPPSPLPFSSSPLPPFFCPLTEQDLGERIACKNVAASFSSTPSSSSQSQPDLDPLETRFRSVLPTLLPSYVSPSSPGKDREIIAIPKLLTLVYKIDGEMLRNFYVCAELIHMYGGLGCIDSAHQVFDKMSERNEVVWSLMISKYIHNGYDGEAMSLFSRMRYEEFSFNSFIMVSLIGSSARLIDLSLGSCIHGCVIKSGLAGDSFVRTSLVDMYVKCGCINGSHRALGEGKFLNLI is encoded by the exons ATGGTTCGGAAAGAGACAGGACAGAAATTCCACCCCCCCCCGACAACCCCGAGCCCTCGACCTTTGCccccatctccttctcctccacctccgcctccatctcccctgcctttctcctcttctcctctgCCCCCATTTTTTTGTCCCCTAACAGAGCAGGATCTCGGTGAGCGCATCGCCTGCAAGAACGTGGCTGCGTCGTTCTCCTCCACTCCGTCTTCTTCGTCGCAGTCCCAGCCCGACCTCGATCCCTTGGAGACGAGGTTCCGATCCGTTCTCCCGACCCTCCTTCCCTCCTACgtctccccttcttccccaG GGAAGGACAGAGAAATAATCGCCATACCGAAGCTATTGACGCTAGTTTACAAAATTGATGGCGAGATGTTGCGTAACTTCTATGTTTGTGCTGAACTCATCCACATGTACGGTGGTCTGGGCTGCATAGACTCTGCTCACCAAGTATTTGACAAAATGTCTGAAAGAAACGAGGTGGTTTGGTCTTTGATGATCTCCAAATACATCCATAATGGATATGATGGGGAGGCTATGAGTTTGTTTTCTCGGATGCGATATGAGGAATTCTCTTTTAATTCATTCATCATGGTCAGCCTGATTGGATCTTCAGCTCGCCTTATCGATTTGAGTCTTGGTTCTTGCATCCATGGTTGCGTTATAAAAAGTGGTTTGGCAGGTGATTCTTTCGTAAGGACCTCTTTGGTGGACATGTATGTGAAATGTGGATGTATTAATGGCTCTCATCGAGCTCTTGGGGAGGGGAAGTTCTTGAACCTAATATAG
- the LOC116258853 gene encoding pentatricopeptide repeat-containing protein At3g26630, chloroplastic-like, protein MLSLISACAGLGSEKLCRCIHSFTVKLRIDAHLKVGNALLEMYSSIGAIDDASKLFNIMQVKDVISWTTMINMYGSAGCPVNALKFFWQMRSANVEPDMVSMVALLSACAVLGDLQKLKIVHNQIILWGLGDDIFFDVPKESSYLEFHDFKVYNEWPSRKCYEIDDKDGNWGSTNKMDAALSVNGLSAIADLANLGLCKQVHAYIVICDIIIVHNRWTSYLYSYYVVDDGMLESSK, encoded by the exons ATGTTGAGTCTGATCTCTGCTTGTGCTGGGCTGGGGTCAGAAAAACTGTGCAGATGCATTCATAGCTTTACTGTTAAACTCAGAATTGATGCACACCTTAAAGTAGGTAATGCACTCTTGGAAATGTATTCGAGCATTGGAGCCATTGATGATGCATCTAAGCTATTCAACATAATGCAGGTGAAAGATGTGATCAGTTGGACCACAATGATCAACATGTATGGTTCTGCTGGTTGTCCTGTTAATGCTCTGAAGTTCTTCTGGCAGATGAGAAGTGCAAATGTTGAACCCGACATGGTTTCAATGGTCGCTCTGCTTAGTGCATGTGCAGTGTTAGGTGATCTACAAAAACTTAAGATCGTCCATAATCAAATTATTCTTTGGGGTCTGGG AGatgatattttctttgatgTCCCAAAGGAGTCAAGTTACTTGGAGTTCCATGATTTCAAGGTATATAATGAATGGCCAAGCAGAAAATGCTACGAAATTGATGATAAAGATGGTAACTGGGGATCAACCAACAAAATGGATGCAGCTCTGTCGGTTAATGGACTGTCAGCAATTGCCGACCTTGCTAACTTGGGATTGTGTAAGCAGGTTCATGCTTACATTGTAATTTGTGATATAATAATTGTTCATAATa GATGGACCAGTTATCTTTATTCTTATTATGTGGTTGATGATGGAATGCTTGAAAGCTCAAAGTAG
- the LOC116258854 gene encoding probable polygalacturonase At3g15720, translating to MKIDKGGGIEEGGNESYRCEAGICSLSLPGEFSYTAERKLRTAVVGMGFIGCHGLDQQEKPPLSLPPRVNGMDCVVAILSVATSSSSPLTRMAFLRAWEAACRTPGAVELIIPKLRTFLVGPVYFKGRCRSDFIHVQILGNITAPASPSHWKGHDMGHWLSFYQVHNLIIDGTGTINGMGSAWWDCKRRQDKALEIMQCEHVSVSGITTLNSQGVHVKIGFSQDVTVSNIKIIAPKDSPNTDGINMGGSQYVRIQDCTIRTGDDCIAMLAGSSHINISRISCGPGHGVSIGSLGRYSQMDKVDHIGVTDVNFFDTMNGARIKTWQKEAVKIQGVSFIGAVGTTTSDVAINLKCSSSVPCTEILLRDVNLTAAVPHEKTRAYCSNTRGQFSSIVSPRVPCL from the exons ATGAAAATTGATAAAGGGGGAGGGATTGAGGAAGGGGGTAATGAGAGTTACCGATGCGAGGCAGGAATTTGTTCTCTTAGCCTGCCGGGAGAGTTTTCGTATACCGCCGAGAGGAAGCTGAGGACAGCCGTTGTCGGGATGGGATTCATTGG CTGTCATGGGCTTGACCAGCAAGAAAAGCCCCCTCTTAGCTTGCCTCCCAGAGTCAATGGTATGGATTGTGTCGTGGCGATCCTCTCGGTTGCCACTAGTTCTTCTAGTCCGTTAACCAGGATG GCGTTTCTGAGAGCATGGGAAGCAGCATGCCGGACACCAGGCGCAGTGGAATTAATCATCCCTAAATTGAGGACTTTCTTGGTTGGTCCAGTCTACTTCAAAGGCCGTTGCCGCTCAGATTTCATCCACGTCCaa ATTCTAGGGAATATAACCGCACCTGCCTCTCCCTCGCATTGGAAGGGCCATGACATGGGACACTGGCTCTCTTTCTACCAAGTACACAACTTGATCATCGATGGCACGGGCACGATCAATGGCATGGGATCCGCCTGGTGGGATTGCAAACGCCGACAAGACAAG GCTCTTGAAATTATGCAATGCGAGCATGTTTCAGTGAGTGGTATAACCACCCTCAACAGCCAAGGTGTTCATGTGAAGATTGGGTTCAGCCAGGATGTTACCGTCTCCAACATCAAGATCATAGCACCAAAGGACAGCCCAAATACAGATGGTATCAATATGGGTGGCTCTCAGTATGTGCGTATCCAGGACTGCACCATAAGgacag GGGATGACTGCATTGCCATGTTGGCTGGTTCAAGTCACATTAATATATCCCGTATCTCCTGCGGACCAGGTCACGGCGTCAG CATTGGAAGCCTAGGCAGATACAGCCAAATGGACAAAGTGGATCATATTGGCGTCACAGATGTTAATTTCTTTGACACTATGAATGGTGCTCGGATCAAAACATGGCAG AAAGAAGCTGTGAAAATACAGGGTGTGAGCTTCATTGGGGCAGTCGGGACGACGACGAGTGATGTGGCGATCAACTTGAAGTGCAGTAGCAGCGTCCCCTGCACCGAAATTCTGCTGAGGGACGTGAACTTGACAGCTGCAGTTCCCCACGAGAAGACGAGAGCCTACTGCTCCAACACTCGAGGGCAGTTTAGCAGCATCGTCTCCCCCCGTGTCCCTTGTCTCTAG